Proteins from a genomic interval of Natronorubrum tibetense GA33:
- a CDS encoding adenylate kinase: MADSRLIILGAPGAGKGTQCERLVDEFDLAHVTTGDALRANKHMETEYGTPASYMDEGELVPDPVVNEIVEAELEAADGFVLDGYPRNQDQAEYLDSITDLDGVLYLAVDKEVLIERLTGRRVCSNCGANYHVKFNPPAEAGTCNECGGDLYHREDDQEETARERLRVYEENTQPLIEFYRGIGELIEIDGEQSIEAVWEDVKTAVQSEVP; the protein is encoded by the coding sequence ATGGCTGACTCACGACTCATCATTCTCGGAGCCCCCGGCGCGGGGAAAGGGACACAGTGCGAGCGACTGGTTGATGAATTCGATCTCGCCCACGTCACGACTGGCGACGCGCTTCGCGCGAACAAGCACATGGAGACCGAGTACGGGACACCCGCGAGCTACATGGACGAAGGAGAACTCGTTCCGGACCCTGTCGTCAATGAAATCGTCGAAGCAGAGCTGGAGGCTGCTGATGGGTTTGTACTCGATGGCTATCCCCGAAATCAAGACCAAGCCGAGTATCTCGATTCGATTACCGACCTCGATGGCGTTCTCTACCTAGCGGTCGACAAGGAGGTGCTCATCGAACGTCTCACTGGGCGGCGGGTCTGTTCTAATTGCGGTGCAAATTATCACGTCAAGTTTAACCCGCCTGCCGAGGCGGGGACGTGCAATGAATGTGGTGGCGACCTCTACCACCGAGAAGATGATCAAGAAGAGACCGCCCGCGAGCGGCTTCGCGTCTATGAGGAAAACACACAGCCACTCATTGAGTTCTATCGGGGCATTGGAGAACTGATCGAAATCGATGGAGAACAGTCTATTGAGGCAGTTTGGGAGGACGTCAAAACGGCAGTGCAGTCAGAGGTTCCATAG
- a CDS encoding putative quinol monooxygenase, with amino-acid sequence MRFFEQYVNTEAFEAHTQTTHSQEFEAALQDFLAGEPEVIQFDVIARPNSNSSNRISMAERTDRTRTVARWV; translated from the coding sequence ATCCGATTCTTCGAACAATACGTGAACACCGAGGCTTTCGAGGCACATACACAAACAACGCACTCTCAAGAGTTCGAGGCGGCGCTTCAAGACTTTCTCGCAGGCGAACCCGAAGTTATCCAATTCGACGTGATAGCGCGACCGAACTCGAACTCTAGCAACAGGATTTCGATGGCCGAGAGAACAGATAGGACTCGCACTGTAGCGCGTTGGGTATAA
- a CDS encoding HIT family protein — translation MDKIFAPWRIEWIEREDKNPDVEKCIFCEFPERGEDREHLIVAQNEYAFVMLNNYPYNPGHVMVIPRVHTGAYEDLSDEVLLGHAQLKTRTFEAMTTAFDPDGFNTGLNLGSGSGGSIEHHLHTHIVPRWEGDTNFMPVIGDTKVIVQAVEETYHRLHTAFAELDDTRDIGKDTAVRVDS, via the coding sequence ATGGACAAGATCTTTGCTCCGTGGCGTATCGAGTGGATTGAGCGGGAGGACAAGAATCCCGATGTCGAGAAATGTATCTTCTGTGAATTCCCCGAACGGGGTGAAGATCGAGAGCATCTAATTGTTGCTCAAAACGAATACGCGTTCGTCATGCTCAACAACTATCCCTATAATCCAGGACATGTCATGGTGATCCCTCGCGTACATACGGGTGCGTATGAGGACCTTTCTGACGAGGTACTGCTCGGCCATGCGCAACTCAAGACACGGACGTTCGAAGCGATGACAACAGCATTCGATCCTGATGGATTCAATACGGGGCTCAACCTCGGGAGTGGAAGCGGTGGATCGATAGAACACCACCTGCACACCCATATTGTTCCTCGTTGGGAAGGTGACACGAACTTTATGCCGGTCATTGGGGATACCAAAGTCATCGTCCAAGCCGTCGAGGAGACCTATCACCGCCTCCATACCGCATTCGCAGAACTCGATGATACTCGAGACATTGGGAAGGATACAGCGGTTCGAGTCGATAGCTGA